The nucleotide window CTGAACGCCAACCGAAAATCCCAGACACGGACCAACAACCCATGCCATACCCCTCACACTCTCTCTTGCGCAGCCGTAAATTCCATCAACGCAACCTTTGCCCTCGACTCCTCAACCCAGCACTCAAACCACAGCGGTccagcctccaccaccctgaCTGGTGTAGTTTTGGCTGCTACCCCGGTTTCTGCCCTGGATGCCACTGAGGTGACGCACCCCCCCTTGCCTGTTCTGTCTTGTGGCTCTGGTGGAGGATCAGTTGGTTCTGAGGGGATCCAATCTTGATGGTGCTGGCCTCTGTTTTTAGCACCATTACGACCATATTTAGACAAAGGAAAAAGTTCACTTACACCGATGGGAGCAGCAGCGTCATCTTTCAGCTCTACAGCTAGCGTGAACGTGCACCCCTCTGGTATCGGACTCAACCGTTCCATCGCCTGCGCCATCTTGAGGAGGCAAGCCCGGAATTGCtcgttgaggttggtgaggttaagggaggggtggttgagtaACGGCTCACGGGTGACTTCGGAGCGGAAGTCCTTTTGCAGGATCCGGGCGTGGGTGGCcatggagggggttgtcCAGGTTGGGAAGTGGGAGGTGTCGAATGTGTAGCGTTCTAGGACTGAGccgggagggatgggggatggggagggggggaaggagagggagaaagggTCGAGAGGGGAGTGGATTACTACTGCTATGAGGTAGACTTTGCCTGATGATAGCTGGGCGGCGACGGAGGAGACGGCGTCGGTGACCCAGGTGCATACTTTTGGGTGACGGTTTTGGTGGACGGGGAGGTTGTAGGCGCgggcggagaggaaggttTCGGGGGGGTAGAGACGGCGGTAGAAGAGGATGTTGTGGATGGCgacggtgaggaaggtgttgaatgatgtgaggaggatgtgggaTTGGTCtatggggagggaggaggattcgtCGGCCATGGTGACCATGAAAGGAGGTTATTTTGGGCTTTAGGGTATATGATGAGACGTGATGTATTCGGGGATTTGACACTAAGCgctgtggctgttgttgaatcTGGTTCTCATGCGTACACGAGAGCGAATGGAGGGGTTTCCATTGTTTGGTGGGAGACGCGACGAGTCGTGCATTCCGCAACGCCAAAGCATGTGACCGGTAGCTTGTACAAGAAAGAGAGTTACTTGGCGGGGAAAAGCTGGACTATTCTGTCCGCCTTCCCCACGTCTGGCGCGTGCCCCTGCTCTGCCAATTAACCTCTTAAGCTTCGAGGTCCAGCGCTCCACTCgagattttggaggaggcgtcAGTCTTCTGAAATGCAACCCCACCTTCGGATAACACCGCCAGTCTGATATTTCGAGACAGTCCCGTCACGTTCTGACAACAGCTCTCCGTGTCGTCCAGAGTTGCCTAAAAGCATTCCGAAAACGTGGACAGCAAGGTCCTATCTACTTTTatacaacaacaccagctgTGACAGCTCTTATCGAATACGGCGTAACCCCCCCAATTCCCCGGGAATCATTATTCCGAGCTCCAGCCGTCCACCATGGACGCCCATCTCGTCCGGGTCCTTGTCGACACGCAAAAGCCCCAAGAAGCGCCTCGAAAACAGGCCGAGCTCGAACTCCAACATGCCCAAAGGAACCCCGACTTTCCTCTAGCACTCACACGCATCGGCCTATCACAGCAGCTCGCGGTCGGAATCCGACAGGCATCCCTGAGTGCCCTCCGCAGATTTGTTGAGAAGAACTGGCAACCCGAGGGCAATGATCCGGACCATGTGCCCATTTCCGACGAGACCAAAGAGTATTTGAAGACTACTAttctcaacctcgccatAGCTCCCGAGGATGAGCAGGATGAGcgcaaggtcaaggtctCGGCCAGGTAAAACAAGACACAAGACCCCTCCACGGGCAAGGATGCTAGCTGTTGGAGAAcagggaaggaggagctAACACCCCTTGTGTAACAGTCTTCTTATTTCGAAGATCGCCGTCGCCGACTTCCCACACAACTGGCCCAACCTCCTGCCCACCGTACTGGGTATTATGCCCACTGGCAACGATGCTCAGCTCCATGGCGCTCTTCGAATTTTGCAGGACCTTGTAGAGGAGGCCATCACCGATGAGCAATTCTTTAGCTTGGCCCGCGACATTATTACGGCATGCTACGAGGTGGCCTTGAACGTAAACCGCAAGTCTCAGCATCGTGCGCTGGCTGTCGCTGTCTTGCGCGCCTGCTTCGACCTGATGGAAGTTGTGAAGGATGGCCACAAGAAGGAGGTTAAAGCCTTCGCCGATGAAGTCTTGTCTGGGTGGCTTCCATTCATGGAGCAGGTCGTCTCCAGCCCGCTTCCAGAAGTTGCCAATGCGGATAACCAACCGGAGGAGTGGTACGGCCCAGTTGCGCTCAAGATCCAGGTCC belongs to Podospora bellae-mahoneyi strain CBS 112042 chromosome 6, whole genome shotgun sequence and includes:
- a CDS encoding hypothetical protein (COG:D; EggNog:ENOG503P318); protein product: MVTMADESSSLPIDQSHILLTSFNTFLTVAIHNILFYRRLYPPETFLSARAYNLPVHQNRHPKVCTWVTDAVSSVAAQLSSGKVYLIAVVIHSPLDPFSLSFPPSPSPIPPGSVLERYTFDTSHFPTWTTPSMATHARILQKDFRSEVTREPLLNHPSLNLTNLNEQFRACLLKMAQAMERLSPIPEGCTFTLAVELKDDAAAPIGHHQDWIPSEPTDPPPEPQDRTGKGGCVTSVASRAETGVAAKTTPVRVVEAGPLWFECWVEESRAKVALMEFTAAQERV